The sequence TAATCATGTCTACTTTATCTTTTGCAGCTAAAAAATTATATGTAGGAACAAATGCTGAATTTAAACCTTATGAATATCTTGAAAATAATAAAATGGTAGGTTTTGATATTGAGTTGATGGAATTACTTGGAAAAGAATTAGGTTATGAAATAAAATGGCAAGATATGAGTTTTGATGGTTTACTACCTGCCCTTCAAATGAAAAAAATTGATGCTGTCATAGCAGGAATGTCTGCAACTCCTGAAAGAGAAAAAGCTGTATCTTTCTCTATACCTTATATATTCTTTGAAGGAGGACATTCTGTTATAGTTAATAGTAAAAGTACTTTCAAGAAAAAAGAAGAACTAAAAGGAAAAACTATCGGTGTACAACTTGGAACTATTCAAGAACAATTTGCTAAGGATAATGGTTCTGTTCCTAAATTATATAATAACTTTACAGAAGCTTTATTAGATTTACAAAATCAAAAAATTGATGCTGTTATAATTGCAGAAGTTTCTGCTAATGAATATTTAAAGACTATGAAAGGAGTTAAAAAGATTGATACAATAAAAG is a genomic window of Fusobacterium nucleatum containing:
- a CDS encoding basic amino acid ABC transporter substrate-binding protein, translated to MKKIITILMLIMSTLSFAAKKLYVGTNAEFKPYEYLENNKMVGFDIELMELLGKELGYEIKWQDMSFDGLLPALQMKKIDAVIAGMSATPEREKAVSFSIPYIFFEGGHSVIVNSKSTFKKKEELKGKTIGVQLGTIQEQFAKDNGSVPKLYNNFTEALLDLQNQKIDAVIIAEVSANEYLKTMKGVKKIDTIKDKLPNASIAFRKADSKLAKEFSDTILKLKDSPGYAKLVKKYFPEHYDNFIANQKKK